The Flavobacteriales bacterium genomic sequence GAAAATCTCAGCGGTTCAGATCTTCATTTCCATACGGTGGAATCCAGAAGTACACTGGCCATTTTGTCATCGCTCAATGCGTCCAGTGAAGAGAAATATCGTTTCGTCCAACTACCTGATACGGCATCGCGCAACTCTTGCCTATTGGGAATGATCCGTATCCTGGATTCACTCATCTTGCAGGAAAAGGCTACGGAAGAAGGATTCTATCTATCCTGATTTTTTTCAGAAGCTTTATGGAATCGGATGCTGTTCTGCATCCTTATATCGATTGCAACAATAAAGCGATAGATATGAGATACCTACACACCTTCATACTGGTGATGCTTTCCATCACCTTCCAAGCACAGAATTTCGGAGAGATCAAAGGAAAAGTACTGGATGCGGTGACCGGGGAACCGGTAGCCTTTGCCAATGTCTGGGTAGAGACCGGAACGGTTCCCATTGGTGCTTATACGGATGATGACGGTAGATTCCGCATCAAACCACTGAGCCCAGGTACCTACGACCTACATGTCAAGGACGTGAGATACACGGCCTACGTACAGCAAGGAGTCGTGGTAAGTCCAAATGAGATCACTGTCTTACCAGAAATATCCTTGGCAGCCAATACGTTGGGAGAGATCAAGGTGGTCACCTACACGATTCCACTCATCGATAAGGACAATCCAAGCAAGATGACCATAGGATCGGCCGATCTCAAGCACCGATCAGATGTCAGGGACACCCGGACGATGATCTCGCGTCTGGTGCCTGCCGTCAAGCAGAATGCGGAAGGTGACCAGTTGTTCTTCAAAGGAGCCCGACCTTATAATATCGCTACTTTCATCGATGGGGTGAAGGTGGGTGCTGGTGAAGTGCCTCGTATCCCTAGCAATGCCATCAATAATCTCACGGTCTACACTGGAGGAATACCTGCGTGCTATGGAGATGTCACAGGTGGTGTGATCGTCATCGAGACCAAGGGGTATATGGATTTCTACAGAGAAAGTCAGCGAAGAAAGCGTCAACGAACACAGCGCATAGATTGACCGATGAAGAGATCATAGTCAAGTATCGGACAAAGGCCGATAGTCGCTGGGTGGGCATGCTCTATGAGCGTTATGCCCATCTGGTGCTTGGGCTATGCTATAAATATCTACAGGATAAAGA encodes the following:
- a CDS encoding TonB-dependent receptor, which codes for MRYLHTFILVMLSITFQAQNFGEIKGKVLDAVTGEPVAFANVWVETGTVPIGAYTDDDGRFRIKPLSPGTYDLHVKDVRYTAYVQQGVVVSPNEITVLPEISLAANTLGEIKVVTYTIPLIDKDNPSKMTIGSADLKHRSDVRDTRTMISRLVPAVKQNAEGDQLFFKGARPYNIATFIDGVKVGAGEVPRIPSNAINNLTVYTGGIPACYGDVTGGVIVIETKGYMDFYRESQRRKRQRTQRID